One window from the genome of Nicotiana sylvestris chromosome 9, ASM39365v2, whole genome shotgun sequence encodes:
- the LOC138877831 gene encoding uncharacterized protein, with translation MNGAVEAADKNIKKILRKMVENHKQWHEKLPFALLGYRTTIRMSTGETPYMLVYGTEVVIPAEVEIPSLRVIQEAELSVAEWVKSHYEQLALIDGKRINTVCHSQLYQNRMSRAFNKRVKPRQFAPGQLVLKKIFPHQDEAKGKFSPNWQGPYMVYRVLTGGALILADMDGEIWPKSINSDAVKRYYA, from the coding sequence atgaatggagccgtggaAGCCGCCGACAAaaatattaagaagatactaaggaaaatggtagaaaatcacaagcagtggcatgaaaagttaccctttgctcttttagggtaccgcaccacaatTCGTATGTCAACCGGGGAaaccccctacatgttggtttatggtaccgaggttgtcatcccagccgaggtagagattccttctctaagagtcatacaggaagctgaactcagcgttGCGGAGTGGGTAAAAAGCCACTATGAAcagttggcccttatcgatggaaaaagAATAAACACAGTATGCCACAGTCAACTATATCAGAACAggatgtctagagctttcaacaaaagggtcaaaccaagacagttcgcaccaggacagctggtgttgaagaagatttttccacaccaagatgaagccaaaggaaaattctctcccaactggcaaggtccgtatatGGTTTACAgagtgctaacaggaggagctcTCATACTTGCAGATATGGATGGAGAGATCTGGCCAAAATCAattaattcagacgcagtcaaaagatattatgcctAG